The Ignavibacteriales bacterium DNA segment TTAATCCCTCTGATATTGATGTGATGCTTTTATCGCACGCACACATTGATCACAGCGGCAACATCCCCAACCTTACTAAAAGCGGTTTTGAAGGCTCCATTTATACTACTGCGGCTACTGTTGATCTTTGTCAGGCGATGCTTCGCGACTCAGCGCATCTGCAGGCAAGAGATGTTGAGTTTGTGAACAAGCGCCGTAAAAAACAAAATAAAAATCTCTTCGAACCGCTGTATGAACAGGAAGATGTCGAAAAAGCAATGCAGCAATTCATCGGTGTGCAGTATGATCGCGCCGTTGAGGTTGTGCCCGGAGTTCGCGCGACTTTCACCGATGCCGGACATATACTCGGCTCATCGGGAATTATTCTTGATATAAATGAAAAAGGCAAAAGCACCCGCCTCGGTTTCAGCGGCGATATCGGTCGCTCCGAAATGCCGATCATTCACGACCCCAATTTCCCGCGCGAGCTTGATGCATTGATTATGGAAAGCACTTACGGCGGAAGACTTCACTCAGTAGCAGATGAAGTGGAAGAGGTTCTTATCTCAACTATTATGGAAGTGGTAGAAAGGAAGGGGAAGATTATCATTCCTGCTTTTGCTGTTGGAAGAACCCAACTGCTCGTTTATGTTTTGCACAAACTATTTAATGAGAATAGAATTCCTGTGCTGCCGATTTTTGTTGACAGCCCCCTTGCTGTTGATGTAACTAATATTTACAGAATGCATCCCGAATGTTACGACCGCGAAACTTACAGAGTGTTCCTTCAGAACCACGAAGATCCCTTTGGATTCGGCAGGCTTACTTATATCCGCGATGTGCAGCAATCTAAAGAACTGAACGACTTTAAAGGGAGCTGTATTATTATCTCCGCTTCGGGAATGGCGGAAGGCGGAAGGATACTTCATCATCTGAAAAATAATATCGGTAATCCGAACAACCTGATTTTGTTTGTGGGTTATGCCGCACAAAATACACTCGCACAAAAAATTATGGATGGGGCAGAAGAAGTAAATGTCTTTGGCGAGCCATACAAAGTAAAAAGCAAAATAAAAAAGATGGATTACTTCAGTGGTCACGCAGATCAACGTGGACTTTTGGATTA contains these protein-coding regions:
- a CDS encoding MBL fold metallo-hydrolase, coding for MKIQFIGAAQTVTGSQHLLSINGKKILLDCGLFQGKRKDAFETNRTFLFNPSDIDVMLLSHAHIDHSGNIPNLTKSGFEGSIYTTAATVDLCQAMLRDSAHLQARDVEFVNKRRKKQNKNLFEPLYEQEDVEKAMQQFIGVQYDRAVEVVPGVRATFTDAGHILGSSGIILDINEKGKSTRLGFSGDIGRSEMPIIHDPNFPRELDALIMESTYGGRLHSVADEVEEVLISTIMEVVERKGKIIIPAFAVGRTQLLVYVLHKLFNENRIPVLPIFVDSPLAVDVTNIYRMHPECYDRETYRVFLQNHEDPFGFGRLTYIRDVQQSKELNDFKGSCIIISASGMAEGGRILHHLKNNIGNPNNLILFVGYAAQNTLAQKIMDGAEEVNVFGEPYKVKSKIKKMDYFSGHADQRGLLDYLDFCPQQKLKNIFLVHGDPEEAEVLQAKIKSKGYRGVHFPRRGDVFEM